The sequence AAGTGATTAAACTCCTCTGTTTTAGTAAATGTAGCATCTTTTGGTAGATTACCAAGCCTCAAATACCCATATTTTCGTTCTGGTTTCATTTTCTAAATCACATGGTtaaatttatctttttatttctttcctttaaTCTCTTCACTGTGTCCATTGCAGGAGACACAATGACGCCGACCAAATCCATTGGAGATGGACAAACCTTAGTCTCGTCAGGTGGGACCTTCGAACTGGGCTTCTTCAGCCCTGGTGACTCGAAGAATCGGTACTTGGGGATATATTACACTCCAGATAAAATAGTTGTGTGGGTTGCCAATAGAATCTCTCCCCTCAGTGGCTCCACGGGGGTTCTCAATCTCACAGGTGATGGAACTCTGGAAATTGTAAATAGCACCGGATATATTTTTTGGTCCGCAGGCACATCAAATGCAATCAATCCCGTTGTACAGCTCCTGGACTCGGGAAATCTCGTCCTGCTTGAAGGAACTTCGAAGACTTTATTGTGGCAGAGCTTCGATCATCCAACTGACACACTTCTGCCAGGTATGAAGCTTGTACGAGACTTCAGAACCAATCTTGACACGTATCTCACATCATGGAAGAGCTCCTCCGACCCTTCACCAGGGGACTACTCCTACAAGATAAATAGCAATGCAGCACCAGAGCTTTTCTTATGGAGAGGATCTGACCTAATATATCGCACTGGACCCTGGAACGGACGTGGATTCAATGGCATTCCAGAGATGAAAATAACTAATCTGTTCAGGTTTCATCTAACTTCCAATAAGTCTGAGGCCACCTACAGCTTCGAAATACTGGACAATTCTATTCTATCTCGTCTTGTGTTGAACGAGACTGGAGTGGTTCAGCGTTTCGTACGGTCTAAACCAAACCTTGGATGGGACCCTTTCTGGTGGCATCCAAAAGACCCGTGCGACGAGCATGCTAACTGTGGAGCTAATGGCATATGCAGCACAAACTACTCACCCGACTGCGATTGTTTGAAGGGATTCAGTCCCAAGTCTCCTCAAAATTGGAGAGTGAGAGACAATGCTGATGGTTGTGTGCGCAGAACAGCTCTAAATTGTTCGTCAGGTGATGGTTTCTTCGGGCTGCAGCAAGTGAAGTTGCCAGATACATCAAATGCCACCGTGCACAGCAACGTAAGTCTGGAAGAGTGCAAAGACTGGTGCCTGAAGAACTGCTCTTGCAGTGCCTATGCCATCAATGAATGGAGTGGATGTATCACGTGGACCGGAGATCTGGTAGATATCAGAGTGTTCACTGAAGGAGGGAAGGATCTATACCTTCGGCTTGCATCTTCTGAATTAGGTAACGATTATTTCCTGAGAGGGGAATTTAAACCAGTAAATATATAGACCACAATTGCAACTCCTGAAGGACCTGGATTTGGCTGTTGGGTTGCATCGGATGACTAGAGAGAGTATCGCAGACCTCTtaacatcaattttcttttcgcaacttttctccttttttagCCCCATTTAGCTTAGCGTGCTTATCAGAGAACTGATGGTCCAGGTTCCAATTGTAGTACCTACATAAGCTTAGGTGGGAAACGATTAGAATAACAATGT is a genomic window of Phoenix dactylifera cultivar Barhee BC4 chromosome 4, palm_55x_up_171113_PBpolish2nd_filt_p, whole genome shotgun sequence containing:
- the LOC120110556 gene encoding receptor-like serine/threonine-protein kinase SD1-8, translating into MVKFIFLFLSFNLFTVSIAGDTMTPTKSIGDGQTLVSSGGTFELGFFSPGDSKNRYLGIYYTPDKIVVWVANRISPLSGSTGVLNLTGDGTLEIVNSTGYIFWSAGTSNAINPVVQLLDSGNLVLLEGTSKTLLWQSFDHPTDTLLPGMKLVRDFRTNLDTYLTSWKSSSDPSPGDYSYKINSNAAPELFLWRGSDLIYRTGPWNGRGFNGIPEMKITNLFRFHLTSNKSEATYSFEILDNSILSRLVLNETGVVQRFVRSKPNLGWDPFWWHPKDPCDEHANCGANGICSTNYSPDCDCLKGFSPKSPQNWRVRDNADGCVRRTALNCSSGDGFFGLQQVKLPDTSNATVHSNVSLEECKDWCLKNCSCSAYAINEWSGCITWTGDLVDIRVFTEGGKDLYLRLASSELGNDYFLRGEFKPVNI